A genome region from Oenanthe melanoleuca isolate GR-GAL-2019-014 chromosome 14, OMel1.0, whole genome shotgun sequence includes the following:
- the FLII gene encoding protein flightless-1 homolog — protein MAATGVLPFVRGVDLSGNDFKGGYFPEHVKAMTSLRWLKLNRTGLCYLPEELAALQKLEHLSVSHNSLTTLHGELSGLPCLRAIVARANSLKNSGVPDDIFQLDDLSVLDLSYNQLTECPRELENAKNMLVLNLGHNSIDTIPNQLFINLTDLLYLDLSDNKLESLPPQMRRLVHLQTLILNNNPLLHAQLRQLPAMTALQTLHLRNTQRTQSNLPTSLESLVNLADVDLSCNDLSRVPECLYTLGSLRRLNLSSNQITELSLCIDQWTQLETLNLSRNQLTSLPSAICKLTKLKKIYLNSNKLDFDGIPSGIGKLTNLEEFMAANNNLELIPESLCRCSKLRKLVLNKNRLVTLPEAIHFLTDVEILDVRENPSLVMPPKPADRSSEWYNIDFSLQNQLRLAGASPATVAAAAAGSSTRDPLARKMRLRRRKDSAQDDQAKQVLKGMSDVAQEKNKKIEESGEAKAPDLKTRRWDQGLEKPQLDYSEFFSEDVGQLPGVCVWQIENFVPTLVDEAFHGKFYEADCYIVLKTFLDENGSLNWEIYYWIGQEATLDKKACSAIHAVNLRNYLGAECRSIREEMGDESEEFLQVFDNDISYIEGGTASGFFTVEDTQYVTRLYRVYGKKNVKLEPVALKGTSLDPRFVFLLDHGLDLLVWRGSQATLSSTTKARLFAEKINKNERKGKAEITLLTQGQETPEFWDVLGGQPEEIRPCVPDDFQPHKPKLYKVGLGLGYLELPQINYKLSVEHKKRLKADLMPEMRLLQSLLDTKSVYILDCWSDVFIWIGRKSSRLVRAAALKLSQELCTMLHRPKHAMVTRNLEGTECQVFKSKFKNWDDVLRVDYTRNAETVLQDGGLAGKVRKDAEKKDQMKADLTALFLPRQPPMPLSEAEQLMEEWNEDLDGMEGFVLEGKKFTRLPEEEFGHFHTHDCYVFLCRYWVPVEYEEDEEKKKKGEGKGEEDGEEEEEEKQPEEDSQCIVYFWQGREASNMGWLTFTFSLQKKFESHFRGKLEVVRMTQQQENPKFLSHFKRRFVIHRGKRKERVSTPQPSLYHIRTNGGALCTRCIQINTDAALLNSEFCFILKVPFESTDNQGIVYTWVGRAADPDEAKLAEDIMNHMFDDSYSKQVINEGEEPENFFWVGIGGQKPYDEDADYMKHSRLFRCSNEKGYFSVSEKCSDFCQDDLADDDIMLLDNGREVYMWVGTQTSQVEIKLSLKACQVYIQHMRSKDPTHPRKLRLVRKGNEPWPFTRCFHAWSVFRKPPT, from the exons GAACACCTCTCCGTGAGTCACAACAGCCTCACCACGCTCCATGGAGAGCTCTCCGGCCTGCCCTGCCTCCGG GCAATTGTGGCTCGTGCAAACAGCCTGAAGAACTCAGGAGTCCCTGATGACATCTTCCAGCTGGATGACCTCTCAGTGCTG GACCTGAGCTACAACCAGCTCACAGAGTGtcccagggagctggagaaTGCCAAGAACATGCTGGTCCTTAACCTTGGCCACAACAG CATCGACACCATCCCCAACCAGCTCTTCATCAACCTGACGGACCTGCTCTACCTGGACCTGAGTGACAACAAGCTGGAGAGTCTCCCACCCCAGATGAGGCGCCTGGTGCACCTGCAGACCCTCATCCTCAACAACAACCCCCTGCTGCACGCACAGCTCCG gcagctcccGGCAATGACAGCCCTGCAGACCCTGCACCTCCGCAACACCCAGCGCACGCAGAGCAACCTGCCCACCAGCCTCGAGAGCCTGGTCAACCTGGCAG ACGTGGATCTGTCCTGCAACGACCTCAGCCGTGTCCCTGAGTGTCTCTacaccctgggcagcctgcgGCGCCTCAACCTCAGCAGCAACCAGATCACAGAGCTGTCCCTCTGCATCGACCAGTGGACCCAGCTGGAGACTCTCAACCTGTCACGCAACCAGCTCACCTCCCTACCT TCGGCCATCTGTAAGCTGACCAAGCTGAAGAAGATATACCTGAACTCCAACAAGCTGGATTTTGATGGGATCCCCTCAGGCATTGGCAAGCTTACCAACCTTGAGGAGTTCATGGCAGCCAACAACAACCTGGAGCTCATCCCTGAGAGCCTGTGCAG GTGCTCCAAGCTGAGGAAGTTGGTGCTGAACAAGAACCGCCTGGTGACGCTGCCAGAGGCCATTCACTTTCTGACAGATGTGGAG ATCCTGGACGTGCGTGAGAACCCCAGCCTGGTGATGCCCCCGAAGCCGGCGGATCGATCCTCGGAGTGGTACAACATCGACTTCTCCCTGCAGAACCAGCTCCGCCTGGCCGGAGCCTCCCCGGCCACCgtggccgccgccgccgcgg ggagcagcaccagggaccCGCTGGCCCGCAAGATGCGGCTGCGGCGGCGCAAGGACTCTGCCCAGGATGACCAGGCCAAGCAGGTGCTGAAGGGGATGTCAGACGTGGCCCAGGAGAAGAATAAGAAGATAGAG GAGAGTGGGGAGGCGAAAGCGCCAGACCTGAAGACACGGCGCTGGGACCAGGGCCTGGAGAAGCCACAGCTGGACTACTCAGAGTTCTTCAGCGAGGATGTGGGGCAGCTGCCTGGCGTCTGTGTCTGGCAGATCGAGAACTTCGTGCCCACGCTGGTGGATGAGGCTTTCCATGGCAAGTTCTATGAAGCCGACTGCTACATCGTGCTCAAG ACCTTCCTGGATGAGAATGGTTCCCTGAACTGGGAGATCTACTACTGGATCGGGCAGGAGGCCACGCTGGACAAGAAGGCCTGTTCTGCCATCCACGCCGTCAACCTCCGCAACTACCTGGGGGCTGAGTGCCGCAGCATCCGGGAGGAGATGGGCGATGAAAGTGAAGAGTTCCTTCAG gtCTTTGACAATGACATCTCCTACATCGAGGGTGGCACGGCCAGCGGTTTCTTCACCGTTGAGGACACGCAGTATGTCACCAG GCTCTACCGTGTCTATGGGAAGAAGAATGTCAAGCTGGAGCCGGTGGCACTGAAAGGGACATCGCTGGACCCCCG gtttgttttcctcctgGACCATGGCCTCGACCTCCTGGTGTGGCGTGGGAGCCAGGCCACGCTGAGCAGCACCACCAAGGCCAG gctCTTCGCCGAGAAGATCAACAAGAACGAGCGGAAGGGCAAGGCAGAGATCACACTGCTCACCCAGGGCCAGGAGACCCCCGAAttctgggatgtgctggggggGCAGCCCGAAGAGATCCGACCCTGTGTCCCTGATGACTTCCAGCCCCACAAGCCCAAGCTGTACAAG GTCGGCCTCGGTCTGGGCTACCTGGAGCTTCCCCAGATCAACTACAAGCTCTCTGTGGAGCACAAGAAGAGGCTGAAGGCTGATCTGATGCCAGAGATGCGCCTG ctgcagagcctgctggaCACCAAGAGTGTGTACATCCTGGACTGCTGGTCTGACGTCTTCATCTGGATCGGGAGGAAGTCGTCGCGGCTGGTGCGGGCGGCGGCGCTGaagctgagccaggagctgtgcacCATGCTGCACCGGCCCAAGCACGCCATGGTCACCAGGAACCTGGAGGGCACCGAGTGCCAG GTGTTCAAGTCCAAGTTCAAGAACTGGGATGATGTCCTGCGGGTGGATTACACCCGGAATGCCGAGACAGTGCTGCAGGACGGCGGCCTGGCGGGCAAGGTCCGCAAGGATGCTGAGAAGAAGGACCAGATGAAGGCCGACCTTACTGCGCTCTTCCTGCCCCGCCAGCCCCCCATGCCCCTCAGCGAG gcagagcagctgatggagGAGTGGAATGAGGACCTGGATGGCATGGAGGGCTTCGTGCTGGAGGGCAAGAAATTCACTCGCCTGCCTGAGGAGGAGTTTGGCCACTTCCACACCCATGACTGCTATGTCttcctgtgcag GTACTGGGTGCCAGTGGAGTAcgaggaggatgaggagaaaaagaagaagggtGAAGGCAAAGGGGAAGAGGAtggtgaggaggaagaggaggagaagcagcctgAGGAAGATTCCCAGTGCATCGTCTACTTCTGGCAGGGCCGGGAGGCCTCCAACATGGGCTGGCTCACCTTCACCTTCAGCCTCCAGAAGAAGTTTGAGAGTCACTTCCGCGGCAAGCTGGAG GTGGTGCGCATgacccagcagcaggagaaccCCAAGTTCCTGTCGCACTTCAAGAGGAGGTTTGTGATCCACCGGGGCAAGCGGAAGGAGCGGGTCAGcaccccccagcccagcctgtaCCACATCCGCACCAACGGCGGCGCCCTCTGCACCAG GTGCATCCAGATCAACACGGACGCTGCTCTGCTCAACTCTGAGTTCTGCTTCATCCTCAAG GTTCCCTTTGAGAGCACGGACAACCAGGGCATTGTCTACACCTGGGTGGGCCGGGCAGCTGACCCTGATGAGGCCAAGCTGGCTGAGGACATAATGAACCACATGTTTGATGATTCCTACAGCAAACAG GTCATCAATGAGGGAGAAGAACCCGAAAACTTCTTCTGGGTGGGCATTGGGGGCCAGAAGCCCTATGATGAAGATGCTGACTATATGAAGCACTCACGGCTCTTCAG ATGCTCCAATGAGAAAGGTTATTTCTCCGTGTCAGAAAAGTGCTCGGATTTCTGCCAGGATGACCTGGCTGATGATGACATCATGCTGCTGGACAATGGGCGGGAG GTCTACATGTGGGTGGGCACCCAGACCAGCCAGGTGGAGATCAAGCTGAGCCTCAAGGCGTGCCAG GTGTACATCCAGCACATGCGCTCCAAGGACCCCACACACCCCCGCAAGCTGCGGCTGGTGCGGAAAGGCAACGAGCCCTGGCCCTTCACCCGCTGCTTCCACGCCTGGAGTGTGTTCCGCAAGCCGCCCACCTAA